The Sulfurospirillum sp. UCH001 genome segment CAAGTCGTTTCGTCTATTTCTCTAGTAACCACAGATCTACAAATTGCGGTTATGAAGACCAGAATGCTTCCAATTGCAAAAGTCTTTAATAAGTTCCCAAGAATGGTTAGAGATCTTTCTCGTGAACTTGGTAAGCAAATTGAGCTTGAAATTTCAGGTGAAGAGACAGAACTCGATAAATCGATTGTTGAAGAGATAGGCGATCCTTTAGTCCACATTATTCGTAACTCATGTGACCATGGAATTGAAGATGCTGCGACAAGAAGAGCAAACGGTAAGCCTGAAACAGGATTGATTCAGCTCAAAGCGTACAATGAAGGCAATCATATTGTTATTGAGATTACCGACGATGGTAAGGGCTTAGATGCAGATCTGCTTCGTACGAAAGCTATTGAAAAAGGTATGATTACAGAGCGTGAAGCTGATGCAATGAGCGATAAAGAGGCATTTGCGTTAATTTTTAAACCTTCATTATCGACTGCAAAAGTGGTAACGAATGTTTCAGGTCGTGGCGTCGGAATGGACGTTGTTAAAACGAATATTGAAAAGCTCAATGGTATTATTGATGTCGATAGTGAATTGGGTCGTGGAACAGTTATTAAGCTCAAAATTCCTTTAACATTAGCGATTATTCAAGCGTTACTTGTTGGAGCGCAAGAAGAGTACTATGCTATTCCATTAGCATCTGTTTTAGAAACTGTACGTATCCCTCTTGATGAGATTTATACCATTGAAGGCAAAAATGTACTAAGACTTCGCGATGAAGTTCTCTCTCTCGTACGTCTTTCAGATATCTTTGGTGTTAAACAAGTCTATGAAGGTGGCGAACATACTTATGTTGTTGTTATCGGTCTTGCAGAGTCAAAACTTGGTGTTGTTGTTGATACACTTGTTGGCCAAGAAGAGATTGTTATCAAATCTCTTGGTGATTACCTCCAAGGCATTGAAGGTATTGCAGGTGCAACCATTAGGGGTGACGGACGTGTAACACTTATCGTGGATGTTGCGGCACTGATGAATCTTGCTAAAGGTATCACTGTAGATATTCGTGCAAGTGCAGAAGCGGTTGTAAAAACAAAAACAGTACCAAGCGATTATATCGTTCTAGCAGTTGATGATAGTGCAATGGATCGTAATATCATGAAAAAATCCATGGAACCAATCGGAGTCAAAGTACTTGAAGCAAGCAATGGCCAAGAAGCACTCAATATGCTTAAATCTGCTGAATACAGCATTGATGCTGTGCTTATTGACATTGAGATGCCAAGAATGGATGGTTATACTTTAGCAGGCGAAATTCGTAAATACTCTAAGTATAAAAACCTTCCGTTAATTGCGGTTACGTCACGTACTTCTAAATCTGACAGACTCAGAGGCGTTGAATCAGGCATGAGTGAATATATCACTAAACCATACTCTCCAGAATATCTTGAGAGTGTGGTCAGAAAAAATATTAAACTATAAGTGGGGAAGTCGCGATGAATGATAAACTCAATCAAATTCTTAAAAAACAGCAACAACAAGTTGACGAGCCACACAAAAAAGAAGATGATATTATTCAGCTTGTGGGATTTATAATAGGACAAGAAGAATACGCAGTGCCAATTTTGAGTATTCAAGAGATTATTAAACCGATTGAATATACGAGAGTTCCAAGTGTACCAGACTATATTCTAGGTGTCTTTAATCTAAGAGGTAGCGTTATCCCATTGATTGACTTAAGACGTAAGTTTAAAATGGATCCAGTAAAAGTAACGGAAGATACACGCTACATCGTTATGAAAGGAAAAGACAATACCGCTGGCTTTGTGATTGATCGTTTAACAGAAGCGATTCGTATTAAAAGTAGCCGTATTGGACCACCACCAGAAACAATTCATGCTGAAAAAGGGCTGGTTTATGGAATTGGTATGAGAGAAGAAAACATCTTGACAATTCTGAAAGTTGAACAGCTTTTAAAACGCGATTTCTAAATACACTTTAAGTGCCAAACTAAAAAGTTTGGCACTTTTTACTCTTCTAGTACTTTAATAAATCAGCTACAAGTTCAAAGTTGTTGGCACTCATCATGTGAATTTTTGGATGTATTTTTTTAAGCTCTACAAAGGCATTTAAAGAGAGTTGAAACCCTACTTTTCGTTCTTCTTCTTCACTAATTTTTTTTGCTTTTGCCAATTTATCCATCCATAAAGCTGGTACATGAATACCCGGAACGTGTGCAGCTAAAAACTGAGCAGTTCGTAGTTTAACAATAGGGAAAAATCCTAAAATCAACTGTGTTTGGCTCTGCTCTTTTCCAAGTTCTGTTTTAGCATCTTTTAAAAGCTCTAAAAGCATCGTTGCATTTTCAACACTATACACAGGTTGCGTAATGATGCCTACGGCACCATGCTCGATTTTAGTAGCCATTTTTTTCATTAAATTTTTTGGTGTATTTGCATGGGCATTGCAGACCGAAAATGGATAAATAGGCTTAGGTTGGGTTTTAAAGGGTTTTCCTGAATAGTCAATGCCTGCATTAAAGCATTGAATAATATCTAAAAGGAGCGTGCTATTTCCTTCAAAAACACCTTTAACAGCAGGTTGATCACTCGCACTTGCTGGATCTCCTGTAAGACATAAAATGGTTCGTAAATCATATTCGTTTGCACCCAAAAGATCAGATTGAAGGGCAACTTTATTGCGATCTCGCATACTCATCGTTGCAATAACAGGTTTTGAAAATTTTGTTTGAAGACTCAGTGCGCCAAAAAGCGCATTAAATTTAAGACGTGCGAGTGGATTGTCCGTTGTGCTGAAACCATCAACCTTCGTATCGAGCCCAAGTGAGGCTATCTTTTCGATAAGCGGCTCAAACGTTGGCTCATGCATTGGAGTCGTTTCAAGCGTTAAAAAAGTATCGTGTTTTAATTTTTCAATAAAGGTTTCGATCATTGTTTTCCCATAAAGTGAACTTTGTCGTATTATAACTTAAACGCATACAAACATGCTAGTCCTTCTTTTAGCCTAAAGCGTTTTATTGCCTAAGCAAGATATTGCTATAATGAGATTTTTAATAGTAATTAAGGAGCGGCTTGAATGAAGTTGTGTGTATTTGATTTTGATTCAACACTCATGGATGGTGAAACAATCGATTTTTTAGCAAAAGAGCATGGGGTTGAAAAAGAAGTCTCTATGATCACTGAAGCTGCAATGCGCGGTGAACTTGATTTTTTTGAGAGTTTAACAACACGTGTAGGGCTTTTAAAAGGTATGAATGCGAGAAAGGCAGAAGAAATTTGCCATGCGCTTCCTTTGATGAAAGGGGCTTATGAGGCGATTGCTGGACTAAAAGCAAAAGGCTATACGGTTGTTGTTTTTAGTGGAGGGTTTCGTATCGCAACAACGCCTGCAAAATCAATTTTAGGTTTTGATGCTGATTTTGCCAATGTCTTACATGCTAGAGATGGCCACTTAAGTGGGCTTGTAGGTGGCGATATGATGTTTGGTTTTTCAAAAGGCGATATGCTAAGACGTGTACAAAGTCTTTTAAATGTCAGTTACGATAACACAATTGCAGTAGGTGATGGCGCAAATGACATCTCTATGTTTGAATGTGCGGCAAAAAAAGTAGCATTTTGTGCAAAACCTATTTTAAAAAATGCTGCCAATGTCGTTATCGATGAGAAAGACATGCGTAATCTTCTCCAATTTATTTAAAAGAGTGAACTAAATGTATAACAATGATTTAAAATTTTCGTTATGGTGTGATTTTGTTGAGCGTAGCTTTTTAGAAGGTGAATTTGGAGAGCTCATTCAAAACAATATTGTCAATGCTGCTACGAGTAATCCATCTATTTTCAAGTCGGCTTTTTTGGGTTCGTCTGCTTATGCAGAAGATAAAGCAAAACTTCAAGGAAAATCAGCCAAAGAGATTTATGAAGCCCTTGCAATTTCAGACATTCAGCTCGCTGCAAAAAAGCTTTTGCCTTCTTATGAAAAAGGAGATGATGGGTTTATCAGTATCGAAGTTGATCCTTTTTTATGTGATGATGCCGAAGCAACGGTTGAAGAAGGAAAGCGATTATTTAAAGCTATTGGCTATCCTAACGTTATGATTAAAGTGCCTGCAACGGAAGAGGGCTATATAGCAATGGAAGCATTGTTAAGCGAAGGTATTAATGTCAATGCAACATTGATCTTCTCCGATGTACAAACACAAAGTTGTCTGGAAGCATTTGCAAAAGCCAATGAGACATTGACGCAAAAAGGATTTAAAAAACTTCCTCAAGCAGTGATTAGTATTTTTGTAAGCAGATTTGATCGCAAATTGGATGAACAGCTAAAAAAAGTAGATTTCGTAACGGCTCGAGTAGGTATCATGAATGCTATGCGCGCTTATGCGTTGATCCAAAAAGCACAGTTACCAAATGTTAGAGCTCTTTTTGCAAGTACAGGTGTAAAAGGTGATGAGCTTAGCCCAGATTATTATATTAAAGAGCTTTTGTTAGAAAATTCAATCAATACGGCACCTCTTGGAACCATTAAAGCATTTATCACTTCTTCTAAAGAGTGTAAGCCAGTAGAGTTAAGAGCTGATTGGATTGAAAACTTTTTTCATTCTCTTGCTGCTAATGGTGTTGATATGAAGGTAGTCTGTGATGAATTGATGGATGAAGGTTTAAGTGCTTTCAAAGAAGCTTTTGTTGAGATTTTGAACGAACTCAAATAGACAAAGGATGTCACAATGGCAACAGTTGAAGTCAATGTTAGTGAACTTACTTTTGAGATGACAAAAAAGCTGAGGTTTTATCTCAGCAAACTTGTTGAACACAAAGGAAGTGATTTGCATGTCAAAACAGGGACAACCATTAGAGGTCGTATCAATGGTGAAATTGTCTCCTTTTCTAAAGAAGTTCTTGCGTATCAAGACGGACTTACTCTAGCAAAAGAGCTTCTGCGAAGTCGCTTTCCAGAGTTAGTCGAAAAGAAAAATATTGACTTCACGTTTAAACTCAACGATGATTACCGCTTTCGTGTCAATATGTTTTTTCAAGTAGATGGTGTTTCAGCTGTTTTTAGAACCATTCCGATGGTGCTACCAACCATTGAATCATTGCATTTACCCTCTGTGATTAATTCATTGTGTGATCTCCCTCGTGGTCTTATCTTAGTAACAGGACCAACAGGTTCAGGTAAAACAACAACATTGGCTTCAATGATTAATCGTATCAATAAAACACAGAAAAAGCATATTATCACCATTGAAGATCCTGTAGAGTTTATCTATAAAGATGAGTTGTGTGTCGTCAACTAGCGTGCTATTGGACAAGATGCACTCTCCTTCTCTGATGCCTTACGTGCAGCACTTCGTGAAGATCCCGATGTTATCTTGGTTGGTGAAATGAGAGATCTTGAAACCATTGAAACTGCAATGCATGCAGCTGAAACAGGGCACTTAGTCCTCTCAACATTACATACTGTTGATGCAAAAGAAACCGTAGGACGTATCATTGGTATGTTCCCTGGTACAGAGCAAAATCGTATCAAAATGTCATTAGCATCTGTTTTGCAAGGTGTTATTGCACAACGTCTTGTTAAAACAGTCGATAATGGGCGTACGGCTGCTGTCGAGATTTTAGTAAAAAATGCGCGTATAGAGGCACTCATCTTAGAAGGCCGAGAAGGCGAAATTCCTGACGCAATTAAAGAAGGCAAAGATGTCTATAAAACGCAAACCTTCGATCAAGCGCTTTTAGCGCTTTATGCAGAGGGTAAAATTTCACGAGAAAATGCTATTCAAGCATCGACCAGTCGCAATGATATTACAATGGCTCTTGACTTCTATGATGCAGATAAAACTCAAAAAGAGACACGTAAAGAAGAGGCTCGTGTGAGTATTAAAGAACTGAAAGAGATTGATAAAGATATCTTAGGATTGAAACAATAACAATTTATGCAGCTTTTAGGTTCAATTTTGTACAATTGTTCCCTTATTTTTTATAAAGGAAAACTATGTTAGAAGGCATCATTAGAGATAGTATCGAAAAAAAGGCTACTAAAGCACTTCGTAGAGATGGATATCTAATTGCAAATATTTACGGTAAGGGTGAAGAAAACATCAATGCTGCATTTAAAGCAAACGAATTCATCAAAGCAGCAAAGAACAAAGATACTCTTATTTTCCCAGTGAAAGTATCTGGTAAAGAGTACAATGTTGTAATTCAAGATTACCAAAGAGATCCAGTAAATAGCAACCTTTTACATGTTGATTTACGTATTGCACTTCCAGGTGTTTTAACAAAATATTTGGTTCCTGTTATTCTTGAGGGTACACCAAAAGGTACAAAAAACAAAGGTGTTCTTATCCAATCTAAAAAACGTTTAGCAGTTAAATGTACAGCTGAAAATTTACCAAACAGCTTTGTTGTTGATGTAAATGATCTTGATGTTGGCGATACAGTTTTAGTACGTGATATTCAAGTTCCAGCAAACGTTAAAATCATGGATGAAACACGTGTTTCTGTTGCCGGAGTTATTAAAGCGAAGTAACGCTTAGATGACACTTCTCGTAGGGCTTGGAAATCCAGACTTACAATACAAAAATA includes the following:
- a CDS encoding chemotaxis protein CheW, with translation MNDKLNQILKKQQQQVDEPHKKEDDIIQLVGFIIGQEEYAVPILSIQEIIKPIEYTRVPSVPDYILGVFNLRGSVIPLIDLRRKFKMDPVKVTEDTRYIVMKGKDNTAGFVIDRLTEAIRIKSSRIGPPPETIHAEKGLVYGIGMREENILTILKVEQLLKRDF
- a CDS encoding methylenetetrahydrofolate reductase — translated: MIETFIEKLKHDTFLTLETTPMHEPTFEPLIEKIASLGLDTKVDGFSTTDNPLARLKFNALFGALSLQTKFSKPVIATMSMRDRNKVALQSDLLGANEYDLRTILCLTGDPASASDQPAVKGVFEGNSTLLLDIIQCFNAGIDYSGKPFKTQPKPIYPFSVCNAHANTPKNLMKKMATKIEHGAVGIITQPVYSVENATMLLELLKDAKTELGKEQSQTQLILGFFPIVKLRTAQFLAAHVPGIHVPALWMDKLAKAKKISEEEERKVGFQLSLNAFVELKKIHPKIHMMSANNFELVADLLKY
- the serB gene encoding phosphoserine phosphatase SerB; the encoded protein is MKLCVFDFDSTLMDGETIDFLAKEHGVEKEVSMITEAAMRGELDFFESLTTRVGLLKGMNARKAEEICHALPLMKGAYEAIAGLKAKGYTVVVFSGGFRIATTPAKSILGFDADFANVLHARDGHLSGLVGGDMMFGFSKGDMLRRVQSLLNVSYDNTIAVGDGANDISMFECAAKKVAFCAKPILKNAANVVIDEKDMRNLLQFI
- a CDS encoding transaldolase produces the protein MYNNDLKFSLWCDFVERSFLEGEFGELIQNNIVNAATSNPSIFKSAFLGSSAYAEDKAKLQGKSAKEIYEALAISDIQLAAKKLLPSYEKGDDGFISIEVDPFLCDDAEATVEEGKRLFKAIGYPNVMIKVPATEEGYIAMEALLSEGINVNATLIFSDVQTQSCLEAFAKANETLTQKGFKKLPQAVISIFVSRFDRKLDEQLKKVDFVTARVGIMNAMRAYALIQKAQLPNVRALFASTGVKGDELSPDYYIKELLLENSINTAPLGTIKAFITSSKECKPVELRADWIENFFHSLAANGVDMKVVCDELMDEGLSAFKEAFVEILNELK
- a CDS encoding 50S ribosomal protein L25/general stress protein Ctc, translated to MLEGIIRDSIEKKATKALRRDGYLIANIYGKGEENINAAFKANEFIKAAKNKDTLIFPVKVSGKEYNVVIQDYQRDPVNSNLLHVDLRIALPGVLTKYLVPVILEGTPKGTKNKGVLIQSKKRLAVKCTAENLPNSFVVDVNDLDVGDTVLVRDIQVPANVKIMDETRVSVAGVIKAK